A DNA window from Streptomyces asoensis contains the following coding sequences:
- a CDS encoding DUF6400 family protein: protein MAPDDRSSTGEPDEPGAAGGPAPDGSGALPPTAFTVDLGAHEMLRRAHVLDALGADWDPLAALRGEEAAYALLYSGLDAGQQRVYDELVAAGVLPRAGGGSAAA from the coding sequence ATGGCCCCCGACGACCGATCCTCCACCGGCGAGCCGGACGAACCCGGCGCGGCGGGCGGGCCCGCCCCGGACGGGTCCGGCGCCCTCCCGCCGACCGCCTTCACCGTCGACCTCGGCGCGCACGAGATGCTGCGGCGCGCCCATGTCCTGGACGCCCTCGGCGCCGACTGGGACCCGCTCGCCGCGCTGCGCGGCGAGGAGGCGGCGTACGCGCTGCTGTACTCCGGACTCGACGCCGGGCAGCAGCGCGTGTACGACGAGCTGGTCGCGGCCGGTGTGCTCCCGCGGGCAGGCGGCGGCAGTGCTGCCGCTTGA
- a CDS encoding TetR/AcrR family transcriptional regulator: MTTRVPQERRRRRPTRSGVVLSEALIVETALRLIGEHGQEALSVRRLGAALDCDPSALYRYFRNTDDLLLAIADRIIGDAMEGFAPGPDWVAALREMALRVRAGYLAHPRAATMASYRVTRRANEIRAVDTGVGLLLSAGFEPVRALRLYLAFIDTVLGHAAMDAAALALPAQQRESDREAWTEVYRSVSPETYPALTAVHDELHAMGDSSFEDAVELLLAALAARAPAPGPRTAGPSGP; encoded by the coding sequence ATGACCACCCGTGTCCCGCAGGAGCGCAGACGCCGCCGGCCCACCCGGTCGGGGGTCGTGCTCTCCGAGGCGCTGATCGTCGAGACCGCCCTGCGCCTGATCGGCGAACACGGTCAGGAGGCGCTGAGCGTGCGCCGGCTGGGCGCGGCCCTGGACTGCGACCCCAGCGCGCTCTACCGCTACTTCCGCAACACCGACGACCTGCTGCTGGCCATCGCCGACCGGATCATCGGCGACGCCATGGAGGGCTTCGCCCCCGGCCCGGACTGGGTCGCCGCGCTGCGCGAGATGGCGCTGCGGGTGCGCGCCGGGTACCTCGCCCATCCGCGCGCCGCCACCATGGCGTCCTACCGGGTCACCCGTCGTGCCAACGAGATCCGCGCCGTCGACACGGGCGTGGGGCTGCTGCTGTCGGCGGGTTTCGAGCCCGTGCGCGCGCTCCGCCTCTACCTGGCGTTCATCGACACCGTCCTCGGCCACGCGGCCATGGACGCGGCGGCGCTGGCGCTCCCGGCGCAGCAGCGCGAGAGCGACCGGGAGGCCTGGACGGAGGTCTACCGGTCGGTGAGCCCCGAGACGTATCCGGCGCTGACCGCCGTCCACGACGAACTGCACGCGATGGGTGACAGCTCCTTCGAGGACGCCGTGGAGCTGCTGCTCGCCGCCCTCGCGGCCCGCGCGCCCGCTCCGGGCCCCCGGACCGCCGGACCGTCCGGCCCCTGA
- a CDS encoding SpoIIE family protein phosphatase yields the protein MHGYATENDEVTAAPGGLLDLLKVAAVVLDAHGHIALWSPEIEQLLGYSAQEALRQRADTLLVAPGDRSRGRELFAQVAAGERWAGVFPLRHRDGTERAVEFRTMRLLDDEGRPHLLGLAADASTVRSVERDLALSHSLVEQTPVGIAVFDNELRWVGVNPALERMNGVPEAAVVGRRVGEVLPGLDVAAIESRMRHVLATGRPLLDQQTIGRTAADVEDRAYSESYHRIEDTNGRVLGLAMAVLDVTERQQAAAEVARARRRLAVVADAGVRIGTTLDLRQTARELTDVTVPHVADLAAVDILESVVAHGTITPVPGHAPAEFRALAVAAGYATDAIHAADPVGELATYGPSRIITRCVRTARPVLIGHVDARVMRRIARDANAARTLREAGVHSYLALPLTARGKVLGTLGLYRTVNARPFDEQDRMLATELAARAALCIDNARLYGRERAAALTLQRSLLPSAPAHREGLDIAARYRPALSEVGGDWYDVLPLGPRRTGLVVGDVMGKGVQAAAIMGQLRSATRALARLDLPPAELLRHLDDIAGSLGDTIATCVYAVCDLERGVCTLSSAGHLPPVLTRDDATTELVDIPGGVPLGVGGADFGTAEVGLTPGTLLTLYTDGLVENREEPIDSGLATLTTFLRGTSGRPLEWTGDALLGALRPEPDDDVALLLARVRPAG from the coding sequence ATGCATGGGTATGCGACGGAGAACGACGAGGTCACGGCGGCGCCGGGCGGTCTGCTCGACCTGCTGAAGGTCGCGGCCGTGGTGCTGGACGCGCACGGGCACATCGCGCTGTGGAGTCCGGAGATCGAGCAGCTGCTCGGCTACTCGGCGCAGGAGGCCCTGCGTCAGCGCGCCGACACACTTCTGGTCGCCCCCGGTGACCGCTCGCGCGGCCGGGAGCTGTTCGCGCAGGTCGCGGCGGGTGAACGGTGGGCGGGCGTGTTCCCGCTGCGCCACCGCGACGGCACGGAGCGGGCCGTGGAGTTCCGCACGATGCGGCTGCTCGACGACGAGGGCCGGCCCCATCTGCTGGGACTGGCCGCGGACGCCTCCACAGTACGGAGCGTGGAACGGGACCTGGCCCTGTCCCACAGCCTGGTCGAGCAGACGCCGGTCGGCATCGCCGTCTTCGACAACGAGCTGCGCTGGGTGGGCGTCAACCCGGCGCTGGAGCGGATGAACGGCGTGCCCGAGGCGGCCGTGGTGGGGCGCAGGGTCGGTGAGGTGCTGCCCGGCCTGGACGTGGCGGCGATCGAGTCGCGGATGCGGCACGTCCTGGCGACCGGCCGTCCGCTGCTGGACCAGCAGACGATCGGGCGCACGGCGGCCGACGTCGAGGATCGCGCGTACTCCGAGTCGTACCACCGCATCGAGGACACCAACGGGCGGGTGCTCGGTCTGGCGATGGCCGTCCTGGACGTCACCGAGCGCCAGCAGGCCGCCGCCGAGGTGGCCCGGGCCCGTCGGCGTCTGGCGGTGGTCGCGGACGCCGGGGTGCGGATCGGCACCACGCTCGACCTGCGGCAGACCGCGCGGGAGCTGACCGACGTGACCGTCCCGCACGTGGCCGATCTGGCGGCCGTCGACATCCTCGAGTCCGTCGTGGCCCACGGGACCATCACCCCCGTACCGGGGCACGCCCCGGCCGAGTTCCGGGCCCTGGCCGTCGCGGCCGGTTACGCCACCGACGCGATCCACGCGGCCGACCCGGTCGGCGAACTGGCCACCTACGGACCCTCGCGGATCATCACCCGGTGCGTGCGCACGGCCCGGCCGGTCCTGATCGGGCACGTGGACGCGCGCGTGATGCGGCGCATCGCCCGGGACGCGAACGCCGCCCGGACCCTGCGGGAAGCGGGCGTCCACTCCTACCTGGCCCTGCCGCTGACGGCCCGGGGCAAGGTGCTCGGGACGCTCGGCCTGTACCGCACCGTCAACGCGCGTCCCTTCGACGAGCAGGACCGGATGCTCGCCACCGAGCTCGCCGCACGCGCCGCGCTCTGCATCGATAACGCCCGCCTCTACGGACGCGAGCGCGCCGCCGCACTGACCCTCCAGCGCAGCCTGCTCCCCTCCGCCCCCGCCCACCGGGAAGGGCTGGACATCGCCGCCCGTTACCGCCCGGCCCTCAGCGAGGTCGGCGGCGACTGGTACGACGTGCTGCCCCTCGGCCCGCGGCGCACCGGGCTCGTCGTGGGGGACGTGATGGGCAAGGGCGTCCAGGCGGCCGCGATCATGGGACAGCTCAGGAGTGCCACCCGGGCGCTGGCCCGCCTCGACCTGCCGCCGGCCGAGCTGCTGCGCCACCTCGACGACATCGCCGGCTCGCTCGGCGACACGATCGCCACCTGCGTCTACGCCGTCTGCGACCTGGAGCGCGGTGTCTGCACCCTGTCCAGCGCGGGCCATCTGCCGCCGGTCCTGACCCGGGACGACGCGACCACGGAACTCGTGGACATCCCCGGCGGCGTACCGCTCGGGGTGGGCGGGGCGGACTTCGGCACCGCCGAGGTCGGGCTCACCCCGGGCACCCTGCTCACCCTGTACACCGACGGACTGGTCGAGAACCGCGAGGAACCGATCGACAGCGGTCTGGCCACCCTGACCACGTTCCTGCGGGGCACGAGCGGCCGCCCCCTGGAGTGGACCGGTGACGCCCTCCTCGGCGCACTGCGTCCGGAGCCGGACGACGACGTCGCCCTTCTGCTGGCCCGGGTCCGTCCGGCCGGGTGA
- the meaB gene encoding methylmalonyl Co-A mutase-associated GTPase MeaB — MAIDLDAYVKGVLDGRRALVARAITLVESTRPDHRVLAQALLTELLPHSGRARRIGVSGVPGVGKSTFIDAFGTLLTGLGHRVAVLAVDPSSSRTGGSILGDKTRMERLAVNPAAFVRPSPTSGTLGGVAKATRESIVVMEAAGYDVVLVETVGVGQSETAVANMVDSFLLLTLARTGDQLQGIKKGVLELADVIAVNKADGPHERDARAAARELAGALRLMHGRDAAWTPPVLSCSARESAGLDEVWDRLEQHRTLLDSTGGLAARRREQQVDWTWSMVRDELLGRLHAAPAVRALAPVLEQQVREGGLTATLAAERILEAFGTPPGRDAGS; from the coding sequence ATGGCCATCGACCTCGACGCGTATGTGAAGGGTGTGCTCGACGGCAGGCGGGCCCTGGTGGCCCGTGCGATCACGCTGGTCGAGTCCACCCGGCCCGACCACCGGGTGCTCGCGCAGGCCCTGCTGACCGAGTTGCTGCCGCACAGCGGGAGGGCGCGGCGGATCGGGGTCAGCGGGGTGCCGGGCGTGGGCAAGTCGACGTTCATCGACGCGTTCGGCACGCTGCTCACCGGGCTGGGACACCGGGTCGCCGTGCTCGCCGTCGACCCCTCCTCCAGCCGTACGGGCGGCTCGATCCTGGGCGACAAGACCCGGATGGAGCGCCTGGCGGTGAACCCCGCGGCGTTCGTGCGCCCCTCCCCCACCTCGGGCACCCTCGGCGGGGTGGCCAAGGCGACCCGCGAGTCGATCGTGGTCATGGAGGCCGCGGGCTACGACGTGGTCCTGGTGGAGACGGTCGGCGTGGGCCAGTCGGAGACCGCGGTCGCGAACATGGTCGACTCCTTCCTGCTGCTCACCCTGGCCCGTACCGGTGACCAGCTCCAGGGCATCAAGAAGGGCGTCCTGGAACTGGCCGACGTGATCGCCGTGAACAAGGCCGACGGTCCGCACGAACGCGACGCCCGCGCGGCGGCGCGGGAACTGGCGGGTGCCCTGCGGCTCATGCACGGCAGGGACGCCGCCTGGACCCCGCCGGTCCTCAGTTGCAGCGCCCGGGAGTCGGCCGGTCTGGACGAGGTCTGGGACCGCCTCGAACAGCACCGGACGCTGCTCGACTCCACCGGCGGCCTGGCCGCCAGGCGCCGGGAGCAGCAGGTCGACTGGACCTGGTCCATGGTCCGCGACGAGCTCCTGGGCCGCCTGCACGCGGCGCCGGCGGTGCGGGCCCTCGCGCCGGTGCTCGAACAGCAGGTCAGGGAGGGCGGGTTGACGGCGACACTCGCCGCGGAACGCATCCTGGAGGCCTTCGGTACGCCGCCGGGACGCGACGCCGGGAGCTGA
- a CDS encoding hydrogenase expression protein HypE translates to MTEATANTVGAAPAEETPTIHILWINAGLSCDGDSVSLTAAMQPSIEEIVLGALPGLPKIAVHWPLIDFECGPIGGSDTFIEWFFKGERGEIDPFVLVVEGSIPNEAIKPEGYWCGFGDDPRTGQPITTSEWIDRLAPKALAVVAIGTCATYGGIHAMAGNPTGAMGLPDYLGWDWKSHAGIPIVCVPGCPIQPDNFSETLTYLLYQASGAAPMIPLDDKLRPTWLFGATVHEGCDRAGYYEQGQFALSYDSPTCLVKLGCWGPVVKCNVPKRGWMNGIGGCPNVGGICIACTMPGFPDKFMPFMDEPPGAKVSSNASGAYGAVVRRLRSITARTVDKEPRWRRTGEKITTGYRPPW, encoded by the coding sequence ATGACTGAGGCGACGGCGAACACGGTCGGCGCTGCGCCCGCCGAAGAGACACCCACGATCCACATCCTCTGGATCAACGCGGGGCTGAGCTGCGACGGCGACTCGGTCTCGTTGACGGCGGCCATGCAGCCCAGCATCGAGGAGATCGTGCTCGGCGCGCTGCCGGGACTTCCGAAGATCGCCGTCCACTGGCCGCTCATCGACTTCGAGTGCGGGCCGATCGGCGGCTCGGACACGTTCATCGAGTGGTTCTTCAAGGGGGAGCGGGGCGAGATCGACCCCTTCGTGCTGGTCGTCGAGGGCTCCATCCCCAACGAGGCGATCAAGCCCGAGGGCTACTGGTGCGGCTTCGGCGACGACCCGCGGACCGGTCAGCCGATCACGACCAGCGAGTGGATCGACCGGCTGGCCCCCAAGGCCCTGGCCGTCGTCGCCATCGGCACCTGCGCCACCTACGGCGGCATCCACGCCATGGCGGGCAACCCGACCGGAGCGATGGGCCTGCCCGACTACCTCGGCTGGGACTGGAAGTCCCACGCCGGCATCCCCATCGTGTGCGTCCCCGGCTGTCCCATCCAGCCCGACAACTTCTCCGAGACGCTCACCTACCTGCTCTACCAGGCGTCCGGCGCCGCCCCGATGATCCCGCTGGACGACAAGCTGCGCCCCACCTGGCTGTTCGGGGCGACCGTCCACGAGGGCTGCGACCGCGCGGGCTACTACGAGCAGGGCCAGTTCGCCCTGTCGTACGACTCGCCCACCTGCCTGGTCAAGCTCGGCTGCTGGGGGCCGGTCGTCAAGTGCAACGTGCCCAAGCGCGGCTGGATGAACGGGATCGGCGGCTGCCCCAACGTGGGCGGCATCTGCATCGCCTGCACGATGCCCGGCTTCCCCGACAAGTTCATGCCGTTCATGGACGAGCCCCCCGGCGCCAAGGTGTCGAGCAACGCCAGCGGAGCCTACGGCGCCGTGGTCCGCAGACTGCGCTCCATCACGGCACGGACGGTGGACAAGGAGCCGAGGTGGCGCCGTACCGGCGAGAAGATCACCACCGGCTACCGGCCCCCCTGGTGA
- the scpA gene encoding methylmalonyl-CoA mutase: MGIPDFAGIELGTPAADAGAEEWRTAVKQATGGDGPLWETPEGIAVKPLYTGRDLEGLDFLGTYPGIAPYLRGPYPTMYVNQPWTIRQYAGFSTAEESNAFYRRNLAAGQKGLSVAFDLPTHRGYDSDHPRVTGDVGMAGVAIDSILDMRQLFDGIPLDRMTVSMTMNGAVLPVLALYIVAAEEQGVPAEKLAGTIQNDILKEFMVRNTYIYPPKPSMRIISDIFAFTSQRMPRYNSISISGYHIQEAGATADLELAYTLADGVEYIRAGREAGLDVDAFAPRLSFFWAIGMNFFMEIAKLRAARLLWAKLVRQFDPRNAKSLSLRTHSQTSGWSLTAQDVFNNVTRTCVEAMAATQGHTQSLHTNALDEALALPTDFSARVARNTQLLIQQESGTNRVIDPWGGSAYVEKLTYDLARRAWQHIQEVEAAGGMARAIDAGIPKLRIEEAAARTQARIDSGRQPVIGVNKYRVGTDEQIDVLKVDNSSVRAQQIAKLRRLRAERDERACRDALDDLTRAAGGEGNLLELAVRAARAKATVGEISDALEKVYGRHASQIRTISGVYRNEAGESPSVARTRALVNAFEEAEGRRPRILVAKMGQDGHDRGQKVIATAFADLGFDVDVGPLFQTPAEVARQAVEADVHIVGVSSLAAGHLTLVPALREMLAEEGREDIMIVVGGVIPPQDVPLLLEMGAAAVFPPGTVIPDAAHDLVERLSAGLGHEL, from the coding sequence ATGGGAATCCCCGACTTCGCCGGGATCGAACTGGGGACCCCGGCCGCCGACGCCGGCGCCGAGGAGTGGCGTACCGCCGTCAAGCAGGCCACCGGCGGTGACGGGCCGCTGTGGGAGACCCCGGAGGGCATCGCGGTCAAGCCGCTGTACACGGGCCGCGACCTGGAGGGCCTGGACTTCCTGGGCACCTACCCGGGCATCGCCCCCTACCTGCGCGGCCCTTACCCGACGATGTACGTCAACCAGCCGTGGACGATCCGCCAGTACGCGGGCTTCTCCACCGCCGAGGAGTCCAACGCCTTCTACCGGCGCAACCTCGCGGCCGGCCAGAAGGGCCTGTCGGTCGCCTTCGACCTGCCGACCCACCGCGGCTACGACAGCGACCACCCGCGGGTGACGGGCGATGTCGGCATGGCGGGCGTGGCCATCGACTCGATCCTCGACATGCGGCAGCTCTTCGACGGCATCCCGCTGGACCGGATGACGGTGTCGATGACGATGAACGGCGCCGTGCTGCCGGTACTCGCGCTGTACATCGTGGCGGCCGAGGAACAGGGTGTACCCGCGGAGAAGCTGGCCGGGACCATCCAGAACGACATCCTCAAGGAGTTCATGGTCCGCAACACCTACATCTACCCGCCGAAGCCGTCGATGCGGATCATCTCCGACATCTTCGCCTTCACCTCGCAGCGGATGCCCCGCTACAACTCCATCTCGATCTCCGGGTACCACATCCAGGAGGCGGGCGCGACGGCCGACCTGGAGCTCGCCTACACGCTCGCGGACGGCGTGGAGTACATCAGGGCCGGGCGCGAGGCGGGGCTGGACGTGGACGCGTTCGCGCCCCGGCTGTCGTTCTTCTGGGCGATCGGCATGAACTTCTTCATGGAGATCGCCAAGTTGCGCGCCGCGCGCCTGCTCTGGGCCAAGCTGGTGCGGCAGTTCGACCCGCGAAACGCCAAGTCGCTCTCCCTGCGCACCCATTCGCAGACCTCGGGCTGGTCGCTGACCGCGCAGGACGTGTTCAACAACGTGACCCGTACCTGCGTCGAGGCGATGGCGGCCACGCAGGGCCACACCCAGTCGCTGCACACCAACGCCCTGGACGAGGCGCTCGCGCTGCCCACCGACTTCTCGGCGCGCGTCGCGCGCAACACCCAGCTGCTCATCCAGCAGGAGTCCGGCACCAACCGGGTGATCGACCCGTGGGGCGGCAGCGCGTACGTGGAGAAGCTGACGTACGACCTGGCGCGGCGGGCGTGGCAGCACATCCAGGAGGTCGAGGCGGCGGGCGGCATGGCCCGCGCGATCGACGCCGGCATCCCCAAGCTGCGGATCGAGGAGGCGGCGGCCCGCACCCAGGCCCGCATCGACTCCGGACGCCAGCCGGTGATCGGCGTCAACAAGTACCGCGTGGGGACCGACGAGCAGATCGACGTGCTCAAGGTCGACAACTCCTCGGTGCGGGCCCAGCAGATCGCGAAGCTGCGGCGGCTGCGCGCCGAGCGTGACGAGCGGGCCTGCCGGGACGCGCTCGACGACCTGACGCGGGCGGCCGGCGGTGAGGGCAACCTGCTGGAGCTGGCGGTGCGCGCGGCCCGGGCGAAGGCCACCGTCGGGGAGATCTCGGACGCCCTGGAGAAGGTGTACGGGCGCCACGCGAGCCAGATCCGTACCATCTCGGGCGTGTACCGCAACGAAGCCGGCGAGTCCCCGTCCGTGGCCCGCACCCGTGCGCTGGTGAACGCCTTCGAGGAGGCCGAGGGCCGCCGTCCGCGCATCCTCGTCGCGAAGATGGGCCAGGACGGGCACGACCGCGGACAGAAGGTGATCGCCACCGCCTTCGCCGACCTCGGTTTCGACGTCGACGTCGGCCCGCTCTTCCAGACCCCGGCCGAGGTGGCCCGGCAGGCCGTCGAGGCCGACGTGCACATCGTCGGTGTCTCCTCGCTGGCCGCCGGACACCTCACTCTGGTGCCGGCGCTGCGGGAGATGCTCGCCGAGGAGGGACGCGAGGACATCATGATCGTCGTCGGCGGGGTGATCCCCCCGCAGGACGTGCCGCTGCTGCTGGAGATGGGCGCGGCCGCGGTCTTCCCGCCCGGGACTGTGATCCCGGACGCGGCGCACGACCTGGTGGAACGGCTGTCGGCCGGCCTCGGGCACGAACTGTAA
- a CDS encoding enoyl-CoA hydratase-related protein: protein MHILVLASAFNSLTQRVHAELRDHGHRVAVELALPGASLPDAVARHAPDLVVAPMLKSVIPEEVWSRYTCLVVHPGPVGDRGPSSLDWAIHEDVDRWGVTVLQADAEMDAGDVWATASCRLPRVSKSELYRGEIADAALGAVLLAVERVAGGTYVPRPQDTAGAPDAALRTRPRLDQGVRRIDWAGDTTRTVLRKLRAADSQPGVLDTLLGGEWYLHGGHPEGVLRGRPGELLATRAGAVCRATRDGAVWIPELRPRRTPGGPATFRLPAVQALGDRLPPLPERPAPPGPGAPHDTWTDIRYREEGDVGFLSFSFPGGAMSTDRCRRLLAAYREACARPTSVLVLGGERDFFSNGIHLGVIEAADDPAAESRANIEAIDDLVEAVLTTTDRLVVSAVAGNAAAGGVMLALAADEVWCRSGAVLNPHYRLMGLYGSEYWTYTLPRRVGPAAAERLMREALPVSAAAALRLGLVDRVVDSAPGAFAAETGRLAARLSALPATAGRIAAKKTELERRESETPLAAYRERELARMRRTFDDPDAPYHALRRAFVRKERPAATPAHLGASQTPSGPYATGFTPTAPSDIPARPIS from the coding sequence GTGCACATCCTCGTCCTGGCCAGCGCGTTCAACAGCCTGACCCAGCGGGTCCACGCCGAGCTGCGCGACCACGGCCACCGGGTGGCGGTGGAGCTGGCCCTGCCGGGAGCCTCGCTGCCGGACGCCGTCGCGCGGCACGCGCCCGACCTCGTGGTGGCGCCGATGCTGAAGTCGGTGATTCCCGAGGAGGTCTGGTCGCGGTACACCTGCCTCGTCGTCCACCCGGGTCCCGTGGGCGACCGCGGCCCGTCCTCCTTGGACTGGGCGATCCACGAGGACGTAGACCGGTGGGGCGTCACCGTCCTCCAGGCCGACGCCGAGATGGACGCCGGGGACGTGTGGGCCACCGCCTCGTGCCGGCTTCCCCGAGTGTCCAAGAGCGAGCTGTACCGGGGCGAGATCGCCGACGCCGCGCTCGGGGCCGTCCTCCTGGCCGTGGAGCGCGTCGCCGGCGGGACGTACGTGCCGCGCCCCCAGGACACCGCGGGCGCCCCCGACGCGGCCCTGCGCACGCGCCCCCGCCTCGACCAGGGCGTCCGGCGGATCGACTGGGCCGGGGACACCACGCGGACCGTCCTGCGCAAGCTGCGGGCCGCGGATTCACAGCCCGGAGTGCTCGACACCCTGCTCGGCGGCGAGTGGTACCTGCACGGCGGTCACCCCGAGGGCGTCCTTCGCGGCCGTCCGGGAGAGCTGCTCGCCACCCGGGCCGGAGCGGTCTGCCGGGCCACCCGGGACGGCGCGGTGTGGATCCCCGAACTGCGGCCCCGGCGCACACCCGGCGGACCGGCCACCTTCCGGCTGCCCGCAGTCCAGGCTCTCGGCGACCGGCTGCCGCCCCTGCCGGAACGCCCCGCGCCGCCGGGCCCCGGGGCGCCGCACGACACCTGGACGGACATCCGCTACCGCGAGGAGGGCGACGTGGGCTTCCTGTCGTTCTCCTTTCCCGGCGGGGCCATGAGCACCGACCGGTGCCGGCGGCTGCTCGCCGCCTACCGGGAGGCGTGCGCACGCCCCACGTCGGTGCTGGTGCTCGGCGGCGAACGGGACTTCTTCTCCAACGGCATCCACCTCGGCGTCATCGAGGCGGCCGACGACCCGGCCGCCGAGTCCCGCGCGAACATCGAGGCCATCGACGATCTGGTCGAGGCGGTGCTGACGACGACGGACCGGCTGGTGGTCTCGGCGGTCGCGGGCAACGCGGCAGCGGGCGGGGTGATGCTGGCCCTGGCGGCCGACGAGGTGTGGTGCCGCTCGGGCGCCGTACTGAACCCGCACTACCGGCTGATGGGCCTGTACGGCTCGGAGTACTGGACGTACACCCTGCCCCGCAGGGTGGGCCCGGCGGCGGCCGAGCGCCTCATGCGGGAGGCCCTGCCGGTGAGCGCGGCGGCCGCGCTGCGTCTCGGGCTCGTCGACCGGGTGGTGGACAGCGCTCCGGGAGCCTTCGCGGCGGAGACCGGCCGCCTGGCGGCGCGGCTGTCCGCCCTGCCCGCGACGGCGGGCCGGATCGCCGCGAAGAAGACGGAGCTGGAGCGGCGGGAGAGCGAGACCCCCCTCGCCGCGTACCGCGAGCGGGAGCTCGCCCGGATGCGCCGGACCTTCGACGACCCGGACGCCCCGTACCACGCGCTGCGCCGGGCCTTCGTCCGCAAGGAGCGCCCCGCGGCCACCCCGGCGCACCTCGGCGCTTCCCAAACCCCTTCGGGTCCGTACGCCACCGGATTCACCCCAACGGCCCCCTCGGACATCCCGGCCCGGCCGATCAGCTGA
- a CDS encoding methylmalonyl-CoA mutase subunit beta: MKVLPDDGLSLAAEFPDAHLEQWQRLVAGVLRKSGREVSDTAAEEALSTALEDGLRTRPLYTADDPAPDAGLPGFAPFVRGGRPEGNTTGGWDVRQQHTAPGAVLADLENGVTSLWLVLGDGGMPVASLGKVLDGVHLDLAPVVLDAGHEVDSAARELLRLYAERGVAPEAARGNLGADPLGHAARTGLSGDFAPVAELARLCAEEYPGLRALTVDALPYHEAGGSAAQELGCSMATAVAYLRELTEAGLPVELACAQLEFRYAATADQFLTAAKLRAARRLWARVTEVCGAPAGQVQHAVTSPVMMARRDPWVNMLRTTVATLAAGVGGADAVTVLPFDHSIGLPDAFARRIARNTSTILIEESHLSRVIDPAGGSWYVERLTDELAHAGWEFFQEIERTGGQAAGLRSGRIGGHLADTWEARSARLAERREPVTGVSEFPDLAERAVEREPAPAPRSGGLPRVRRDESFERLRARSDAHLAATGARPRVYLAALGPAAAHTARLGFAANLFQAGGIEPVTQGAFADSGATEACLCSSDVVYGEQAAPVARELRDAGASHVFLAGRPGDHPGVDTYVFAGCDAVAVLSAALDRMGVS; the protein is encoded by the coding sequence ATGAAGGTCCTGCCCGACGACGGGCTGTCGCTGGCCGCCGAGTTCCCCGACGCCCACCTTGAGCAGTGGCAACGCCTCGTGGCGGGTGTGCTGCGCAAGTCCGGCAGGGAGGTCTCGGACACGGCAGCCGAGGAGGCTCTGTCCACCGCGCTGGAGGACGGGCTCCGCACCCGGCCCCTGTACACCGCGGACGACCCCGCACCCGACGCCGGGCTGCCCGGTTTCGCGCCGTTCGTGCGCGGCGGCCGGCCGGAGGGGAACACCACCGGCGGCTGGGACGTCCGCCAGCAGCACACCGCGCCGGGCGCGGTCCTCGCCGACCTGGAGAACGGGGTCACCTCGCTGTGGCTCGTCCTCGGCGACGGCGGCATGCCGGTCGCCTCGCTCGGCAAAGTGCTGGACGGCGTCCATCTCGACCTCGCGCCCGTCGTACTGGACGCCGGACACGAAGTGGATTCCGCCGCAAGGGAGTTGCTGCGGCTGTACGCGGAGCGGGGTGTCGCCCCCGAGGCGGCGCGCGGCAACCTGGGCGCGGACCCGCTCGGCCACGCGGCCCGCACCGGTCTGTCCGGCGACTTCGCGCCCGTGGCGGAACTCGCGCGGCTGTGCGCCGAGGAGTATCCGGGGCTGCGGGCGCTGACCGTGGACGCGCTGCCGTACCACGAGGCCGGCGGTTCGGCCGCGCAGGAACTCGGCTGCTCGATGGCGACCGCGGTGGCCTATCTGCGGGAGCTGACCGAGGCCGGCCTGCCGGTCGAACTCGCCTGCGCTCAGCTGGAGTTCCGCTACGCGGCCACCGCCGACCAGTTCCTGACCGCGGCCAAGCTGCGGGCGGCCCGACGGCTCTGGGCGCGGGTCACCGAGGTGTGCGGGGCGCCGGCCGGACAGGTGCAGCACGCGGTGACCTCGCCGGTGATGATGGCCCGCCGCGACCCCTGGGTGAACATGCTGCGCACGACGGTCGCGACACTGGCGGCCGGGGTGGGCGGCGCCGACGCGGTGACCGTGCTGCCCTTCGACCACTCGATCGGCCTGCCGGACGCCTTCGCCCGGCGGATCGCCCGCAACACCTCCACCATCCTCATCGAGGAGTCGCACCTGTCCCGGGTCATCGACCCGGCGGGCGGCTCCTGGTACGTGGAACGGCTGACGGACGAACTCGCCCACGCGGGCTGGGAGTTCTTCCAGGAGATCGAGCGGACGGGCGGCCAGGCGGCCGGTCTGCGCTCGGGCCGGATCGGAGGGCACCTGGCGGACACCTGGGAGGCCCGCAGCGCCCGGCTCGCCGAGCGGCGCGAGCCCGTCACCGGGGTCAGCGAGTTCCCCGACCTCGCCGAGCGCGCGGTGGAGCGCGAGCCCGCCCCCGCGCCCCGGTCCGGCGGCCTGCCCCGGGTACGGCGCGACGAGTCCTTCGAGCGGCTGCGCGCCCGGTCCGACGCCCATCTCGCGGCCACCGGAGCACGTCCGCGGGTCTATCTGGCCGCCCTCGGACCGGCCGCCGCGCACACCGCCCGTCTCGGCTTTGCCGCCAACCTCTTCCAGGCCGGCGGCATCGAACCCGTCACGCAGGGCGCCTTCGCGGACAGCGGTGCCACCGAGGCCTGTCTGTGTTCGAGCGACGTTGTGTACGGGGAACAGGCGGCGCCCGTCGCCCGTGAACTCCGGGACGCGGGCGCCTCGCACGTGTTCCTCGCCGGCCGCCCGGGTGACCACCCGGGGGTCGACACGTACGTCTTCGCGGGCTGCGACGCCGTCGCCGTGCTCTCCGCCGCCCTCGACCGCATGGGAGTGTCCTGA